One genomic region from Leptolyngbyaceae cyanobacterium JSC-12 encodes:
- a CDS encoding Iron-sulfur cluster assembly accessory protein (IMG reference gene:2510098647~PFAM: Iron-sulphur cluster biosynthesis~TIGRFAM: Iron-sulfur cluster assembly accessory protein): MTVTLTEKAEFRLRAFLQGSADASSEKGIRVGVADGGCNGYEYKIDIANAPRPDDIIEQQGKVRLYIDPRSASLLDGVVVDFVDGLMESGFKFTNPNATDTCGCGKSFQAGDCTPAVTPCS, translated from the coding sequence ATGACCGTAACCCTCACGGAAAAAGCTGAATTTCGCCTGCGTGCCTTTTTGCAAGGCAGCGCTGATGCCTCATCTGAAAAGGGCATTCGGGTAGGCGTGGCAGATGGTGGCTGTAATGGCTATGAATACAAAATCGATATTGCCAATGCGCCCCGTCCAGATGACATTATCGAACAGCAAGGTAAAGTAAGGCTTTATATCGACCCCCGAAGCGCATCACTCTTAGACGGTGTCGTAGTTGATTTCGTTGATGGCTTGATGGAAAGCGGCTTTAAATTCACAAATCCCAATGCTACCGATACCTGTGGTTGTGGTAAGTCGTTCCAGGCTGGCGATTGCACTCCTGCTGTAACTCCATGTAGTTGA
- a CDS encoding putative small protein containing a coiled-coil domain (IMG reference gene:2510098643~PFAM: Protein of unknown function (DUF683)) produces the protein MLQTEITTLEDLRVQIKRLNSKAGQMKMDLHDLAEGLPTDYDKLMDVAGETYAIFKQIDDLKKQLKQLEKHES, from the coding sequence ATGTTGCAAACTGAAATCACTACTCTTGAAGACCTCAGAGTGCAAATCAAGCGTTTGAACAGCAAAGCTGGCCAAATGAAGATGGATCTGCATGATCTGGCAGAAGGCTTACCTACTGACTATGACAAACTCATGGATGTTGCAGGTGAAACCTACGCCATCTTTAAGCAGATTGATGACTTGAAGAAACAACTGAAACAATTGGAGAAGCACGAATCATGA
- a CDS encoding ferredoxin, (2Fe-2S) (IMG reference gene:2510098648~PFAM: 2Fe-2S iron-sulfur cluster binding domain~TIGRFAM: ferredoxin [2Fe-2S]) codes for MATFQVRLYNKKKGLDITIPVEDSVTVLEAAEEAGIDLPFSCHSGSCSSCVGKLESGEIDQSDQVFLDDDQVAKGFTLLCVTYPRSDCTIRTHQEAYLV; via the coding sequence ATGGCTACTTTTCAAGTTCGTCTGTACAACAAGAAAAAAGGATTAGATATTACAATCCCAGTTGAAGATAGTGTGACGGTATTGGAAGCGGCAGAAGAAGCAGGGATTGATTTACCATTTTCCTGCCATTCTGGTTCCTGTTCTAGTTGTGTTGGGAAGCTTGAGTCTGGTGAAATCGACCAATCAGATCAGGTCTTTTTGGATGACGATCAGGTTGCAAAAGGATTTACTTTGCTATGTGTAACCTATCCTCGTTCTGATTGCACAATCCGTACTCATCAAGAAGCCTATCTTGTTTAA
- a CDS encoding Mo-dependent nitrogenase-like protein (IMG reference gene:2510098638~PFAM: Mo-dependent nitrogenase C-terminus) — translation MTTFTPNTESPRGQPHIDLLAPLRYWLNHIEIRDAKLAHWLCRLIPCTCPFERDITLFNRTFHIPPLCKLNPLYNEVVSLRLRALSYLSDDCGIDVTDYIC, via the coding sequence ATGACGACCTTTACCCCCAACACCGAATCCCCACGAGGGCAACCCCATATCGATCTCCTCGCACCACTCCGATATTGGCTAAACCACATTGAAATTCGTGACGCTAAACTGGCTCATTGGTTATGCCGTCTAATTCCCTGCACCTGTCCGTTTGAACGAGATATCACCTTATTCAATCGCACCTTCCACATCCCACCCCTGTGCAAACTCAACCCGCTGTATAACGAAGTTGTGTCACTCCGCCTCCGCGCCCTCAGCTATCTCTCTGATGATTGTGGCATTGATGTCACAGACTACATCTGCTAA
- a CDS encoding hypothetical protein (IMG reference gene:2510098646), with translation MLFLLTMIGTIASFHLYYSLSDEISRLITGLLSQMCLLLSLIYAPWFIKIVVVIAIIRLLPNYRRTF, from the coding sequence ATGCTCTTCCTCTTAACGATGATTGGCACGATCGCCTCATTCCATCTGTATTATTCACTCTCAGATGAAATCTCTCGCCTGATAACGGGGTTATTGAGCCAGATGTGTTTACTCCTGAGTCTAATTTATGCTCCCTGGTTCATCAAAATCGTTGTCGTAATCGCAATCATACGACTGCTGCCAAATTATCGGCGTACTTTCTAG
- a CDS encoding Mo-nitrogenase MoFe protein subunit NifK (IMG reference gene:2510098637~PFAM: Domain of unknown function (DUF3364); Nitrogenase component 1 type Oxidoreductase~TIGRFAM: nitrogenase molybdenum-iron protein beta chain), whose translation MAQNNVDRIKDHAELFHQDEYQELFAAKKEFEGGHSPEVVAKAAEWTKTWEYREKNFAREALTVNPAKACQPLGAILAAVGFEGTLPFVHGSQGCVAYFRSHFTRHFKEPFSAVSSSMTEDAAVFGGLKNMVEGLANSYALYKPKMIAVCTTCMAEVIGDDLQAFIRTSKDEGSVPQDFPVPYAHTPSFVGSHITGYDNMMKGILNTLTEGKKQETTNGKINFIPGFETYIGNLREIKRIANLMGVDYTLLADNSEYLDSPNNGEYNMYPGGTPLEEAADSINAEATIAFQAYSTIKTREYIEKEWGQKTYVNRPVGIRGTDEFLMKLSALTGKPIPKELEEERGRAVDALTDSQAWLHGKKVAYYGDPDLVIGLTQFLLEVGAEPVHIVVTNSNEEFEAELRALLDSSPFGANATIWGGKDLWHMRSLLFTEPVDFFIGNSYGKYLWRDTHTPIVRIGYPIFDRHHLHRYATYGYQGTINILNWVVNTILDELDRNTIIPAKTDISYDLIR comes from the coding sequence ATGGCTCAGAATAACGTAGACAGAATTAAGGATCACGCAGAACTATTCCACCAGGATGAATATCAAGAACTCTTTGCAGCCAAGAAAGAGTTTGAAGGTGGGCACAGCCCCGAAGTCGTCGCTAAAGCGGCTGAATGGACAAAAACCTGGGAATATCGAGAAAAGAACTTTGCCCGTGAAGCCTTGACCGTGAATCCGGCAAAAGCTTGCCAACCATTAGGTGCAATTCTAGCAGCAGTCGGATTTGAAGGCACATTGCCTTTTGTTCATGGTTCTCAAGGGTGCGTTGCCTACTTCCGCAGTCACTTTACCCGACACTTCAAAGAGCCGTTCTCTGCCGTATCCTCCTCAATGACAGAAGATGCAGCCGTATTCGGTGGTTTGAAGAACATGGTTGAAGGTTTGGCAAACAGCTACGCTCTGTACAAACCTAAAATGATCGCCGTTTGCACTACCTGCATGGCAGAGGTGATTGGAGATGATCTGCAAGCCTTCATTCGCACCTCCAAAGATGAAGGCTCAGTTCCTCAAGACTTTCCTGTTCCCTACGCCCACACTCCTAGCTTTGTCGGGTCTCACATTACAGGCTACGACAACATGATGAAGGGGATTCTCAATACCCTGACCGAAGGAAAGAAGCAGGAAACGACTAACGGCAAGATCAACTTTATCCCTGGATTTGAAACCTACATTGGCAATTTGCGGGAAATCAAGCGCATTGCTAATCTGATGGGTGTTGATTACACCTTATTGGCTGATAACTCCGAATACCTGGATTCTCCCAACAACGGTGAATACAACATGTACCCTGGTGGTACACCATTAGAAGAAGCAGCTGATTCTATTAACGCAGAAGCCACGATCGCATTCCAGGCATATTCCACAATCAAAACTCGTGAATACATCGAGAAAGAGTGGGGACAAAAAACCTATGTAAATCGCCCCGTTGGTATTCGCGGCACCGATGAGTTCTTAATGAAATTGTCTGCATTAACAGGCAAGCCCATTCCCAAAGAGCTAGAAGAAGAACGGGGTCGCGCAGTCGATGCATTGACAGACTCTCAAGCTTGGTTGCATGGGAAAAAGGTTGCTTACTATGGCGATCCTGATTTAGTGATTGGTTTAACCCAATTCTTGTTAGAAGTGGGTGCTGAACCTGTTCATATCGTTGTGACCAACAGCAACGAAGAGTTTGAAGCAGAACTGCGAGCATTGCTTGATTCCAGCCCCTTCGGTGCCAATGCCACAATTTGGGGTGGCAAAGACCTGTGGCACATGCGTTCCTTACTGTTCACAGAACCCGTTGACTTCTTCATCGGCAACTCCTACGGTAAATACCTGTGGCGTGACACCCACACCCCCATCGTGCGGATTGGCTATCCTATCTTTGATCGCCATCACCTGCACCGCTACGCTACCTACGGTTATCAGGGGACGATCAACATCTTGAATTGGGTCGTGAACACGATTCTAGATGAACTCGATCGCAACACAATTATTCCTGCCAAAACTGACATCTCCTACGACCTGATTCGCTAA
- a CDS encoding dinucleotide-utilizing enzyme possibly involved in molybdopterin or thiamin biosynthesis (IMG reference gene:2510098645~PFAM: MoeZ/MoeB domain; ThiF family) — protein MQELTPKELERYSRQIMLPGFGEDSQLQLKNSTVLVTGVGGLGGTAALYLAVAGVGRLILLRGGNLRLDDMNRQILMTDDWIDKPRVFKAKETLAAINPDIEIEAICEYVSPDNVDALVQRADIVLDCAHNFVERNLLNEACVRWGKPMVEAAMNDMEAYLTTIIPGLTPCLSCIFPEKPDWDKHGFGVLGAVSGTLACLTALEAIKLITGLGTPLLSQLLTMDLSRTEFAKRRPYHDPNCPVCGEKSRRITGDRSIQPIGEDVCSSS, from the coding sequence GTGCAAGAGCTTACCCCCAAAGAACTGGAGCGTTACAGCCGTCAAATCATGCTTCCCGGATTTGGGGAAGACTCTCAACTACAGTTAAAGAATTCCACCGTTTTAGTCACTGGAGTTGGTGGACTAGGGGGTACTGCAGCCCTTTATCTGGCGGTGGCAGGTGTCGGTCGTTTGATTTTGTTACGGGGTGGCAATCTGCGATTGGATGATATGAATCGTCAAATTCTCATGACAGATGATTGGATTGATAAACCAAGAGTATTCAAAGCCAAAGAAACTCTTGCAGCCATCAATCCAGACATTGAAATTGAGGCAATTTGCGAATATGTCAGCCCTGATAACGTGGATGCTTTAGTTCAACGAGCAGACATTGTTTTAGACTGTGCCCACAACTTTGTTGAGCGAAATTTGCTAAATGAAGCTTGTGTACGCTGGGGCAAACCAATGGTAGAAGCTGCCATGAACGATATGGAGGCTTACTTAACCACAATTATTCCTGGGTTAACCCCTTGTTTGTCCTGTATCTTCCCCGAAAAACCCGATTGGGATAAGCATGGGTTTGGCGTTCTTGGTGCAGTTTCTGGTACACTTGCGTGTTTAACTGCCCTGGAAGCCATCAAGTTGATCACAGGATTGGGTACGCCATTACTCTCTCAACTCCTAACGATGGATTTAAGCCGAACAGAGTTTGCTAAACGTCGCCCCTATCATGATCCAAATTGTCCAGTGTGCGGTGAAAAAAGTCGCAGAATCACTGGCGATCGTTCCATACAACCAATTGGAGAAGACGTATGCTCTTCCTCTTAA
- a CDS encoding nitrogenase molybdenum-iron cofactor biosynthesis protein NifN (IMG reference gene:2510098640~PFAM: Nitrogenase component 1 type Oxidoreductase~TIGRFAM: nitrogenase molybdenum-iron cofactor biosynthesis protein NifN), with the protein MATITTPKKSVAVNPLKQSQPLGAALAFLGLKGMMPLFHGSQGCTAFAKVMLVRHFREAIPLSTTAMTEVSTILGGEENVEQAILTLVEKSKPEIIGLCTTGLTETRGDDMTGILQNIRKRHPELYDLPIVFVSTPDFKGALQDGFAATVESILKELPQPGETRPDQITLLISSAFSPGDVQEIKEIVAAFGLTTIAVPDLSLSLDGHLDDSYSTVTSGGTTLAELRQIGSSVYTLALGESMRNAAIALESKFGIPYEVFPSLSNLDAVDDFLEGLSDLSGLPVPDKYRRQRAQLQDAMLDTHFFFGRKQVSLALEPDLLWSIVHFLQSMGAEVQASVTTTKSPLLEKLPVTSVTIGDLEDLEQLAMGSDLLIGNSNVAAIARRLCIPLYRLGFPVFDRLGNGYRCTVGYRGLMQLLFDLGNLFLEQEERHGKHFR; encoded by the coding sequence ATGGCAACTATCACAACTCCCAAAAAATCAGTTGCAGTGAATCCATTGAAGCAAAGCCAGCCTTTAGGAGCAGCCCTGGCATTTCTTGGCTTGAAAGGGATGATGCCATTGTTTCATGGTTCGCAAGGTTGCACAGCCTTTGCCAAGGTAATGTTAGTGCGTCACTTTCGAGAAGCAATTCCGCTTTCTACAACTGCGATGACAGAAGTTAGCACCATTTTGGGTGGGGAAGAAAATGTTGAGCAAGCGATTCTAACGTTAGTGGAAAAGTCTAAGCCTGAAATTATTGGGCTTTGTACAACTGGACTCACTGAAACTCGTGGCGATGACATGACAGGCATTCTCCAAAATATTCGCAAACGCCATCCTGAACTGTATGATTTACCCATTGTCTTCGTCTCTACCCCTGATTTCAAAGGTGCGTTACAGGATGGTTTTGCTGCGACGGTTGAAAGCATTCTCAAGGAGTTGCCCCAGCCTGGGGAAACACGCCCCGACCAAATCACGCTTTTGATCAGTTCGGCATTTTCACCAGGAGATGTGCAAGAAATTAAAGAAATAGTAGCTGCGTTCGGGCTAACCACGATCGCTGTTCCTGATTTATCCCTTTCCCTGGACGGACATTTAGACGATTCCTACAGCACTGTCACCAGCGGAGGTACGACTCTCGCTGAACTGCGGCAAATTGGCAGTTCAGTTTATACGCTAGCTCTGGGTGAAAGCATGCGGAATGCCGCGATCGCCCTGGAATCGAAGTTTGGTATCCCTTACGAAGTGTTTCCCAGTCTCAGTAACCTGGATGCAGTCGATGATTTTCTAGAAGGATTATCTGATCTAAGTGGGTTACCCGTTCCCGACAAATATCGTCGCCAACGTGCCCAGTTGCAAGATGCCATGCTAGATACTCACTTCTTTTTTGGTCGCAAGCAAGTCTCCCTAGCATTAGAACCCGATTTGCTCTGGTCAATCGTACACTTTTTACAAAGCATGGGGGCTGAAGTGCAAGCTTCCGTTACCACAACCAAATCTCCCTTGCTAGAAAAGTTACCAGTAACCAGTGTCACGATTGGCGATTTGGAGGATTTAGAACAACTGGCAATGGGTTCCGATTTACTTATTGGCAATTCCAACGTTGCTGCGATCGCTCGCCGTCTTTGCATTCCCTTATATCGTTTAGGCTTCCCCGTTTTTGATCGTCTCGGTAATGGCTATCGCTGTACCGTTGGCTATCGTGGCTTGATGCAACTACTGTTTGACCTTGGCAACCTCTTTTTAGAACAAGAAGAGAGACATGGGAAGCATTTTAGGTGA
- a CDS encoding Mo-nitrogenase MoFe protein subunit NifD precursor (IMG reference gene:2510098636~PFAM: Nitrogenase component 1 type Oxidoreductase~TIGRFAM: nitrogenase component I, alpha chain; nitrogenase molybdenum-iron protein alpha chain), with product MTPPELAALEENPVATKKELIKEVLEAYPDKAKKKREKHLNVYEEGKSDCGVKSNIKSVPGSMTTRGCAYAGSKGVVWGPIKDMIHISHGPVGCGYYSWSGRRNYYIGTTGIDSFGTMQFTSDFQERDIVFGGDKKLAKLITELEELFPLNRGISIQSECPIGLIGDDIEAVAKKATKEIGKTVVPVRCEGFRGVSQSLGHHIANDSVRDWVFPQYDKAKKEGKVPEGTPYDVAIIGDYNIGGDAWSSRILLEEIGLRVVAQWSGDGTLHEMVNTPSVKLNLVHCYRSMNYISRHMEEAYGIPWLEYNFFGPTQIAKSLRAIAAKFDETIQAKAEAVIAKYEAQTQAVIAKYRPRLEGKTVALMVGGLRPRHVVPAFHDLGMRLVGTGYEFGHNDDYKRTTHYIENGTLIYDDVSAYEFEEFIKELKPDLVASGIKEKYVFQKMALPFRQMHSWDYSGPYHGYDGFAIFARDMDLALNSPTWSLIGAPWNE from the coding sequence ATGACACCTCCCGAATTAGCGGCTCTTGAAGAAAACCCAGTCGCTACGAAGAAAGAACTGATTAAAGAAGTCCTGGAAGCATATCCCGATAAAGCTAAGAAAAAGCGGGAAAAGCATCTAAATGTTTACGAAGAAGGCAAATCTGATTGCGGCGTTAAGTCGAACATCAAATCTGTCCCCGGTTCAATGACTACTCGCGGTTGTGCTTATGCTGGTTCTAAAGGCGTAGTCTGGGGTCCTATCAAAGATATGATTCATATTAGTCATGGTCCAGTCGGCTGTGGCTACTATTCCTGGTCTGGTCGCCGTAACTATTACATCGGTACCACTGGGATTGATTCCTTTGGCACCATGCAATTTACCTCTGACTTCCAAGAACGTGACATTGTGTTTGGAGGAGACAAAAAACTCGCCAAACTCATTACTGAACTGGAAGAACTTTTCCCGCTCAACCGCGGAATTTCAATTCAATCAGAATGTCCGATTGGATTGATTGGAGATGATATTGAAGCCGTTGCTAAAAAAGCCACAAAAGAGATCGGTAAAACGGTTGTTCCTGTTCGTTGTGAAGGCTTCCGGGGCGTCTCCCAATCGCTCGGACACCACATTGCTAATGACTCTGTTCGCGACTGGGTTTTCCCTCAATATGACAAAGCTAAGAAAGAGGGAAAAGTTCCTGAAGGTACTCCTTACGATGTTGCCATTATTGGTGACTACAACATTGGTGGAGATGCTTGGTCAAGTCGCATCTTACTAGAGGAAATTGGCTTGCGAGTTGTGGCTCAATGGTCAGGAGATGGCACTCTGCACGAAATGGTGAACACACCCTCGGTGAAACTGAACCTGGTTCACTGCTATCGCTCAATGAACTACATTTCCCGCCATATGGAAGAAGCCTATGGGATTCCGTGGTTGGAGTACAACTTCTTCGGACCTACTCAAATCGCAAAATCATTGAGAGCGATCGCAGCGAAATTTGATGAAACCATCCAGGCAAAAGCGGAAGCCGTGATTGCCAAATACGAAGCTCAAACTCAGGCAGTGATTGCCAAATATCGTCCTCGCCTAGAAGGTAAAACAGTTGCCCTAATGGTGGGTGGTCTGCGTCCTCGCCACGTTGTCCCAGCCTTTCATGATTTGGGAATGCGTTTGGTTGGCACAGGATATGAATTTGGGCACAACGATGACTACAAACGTACCACTCACTACATTGAAAACGGCACCTTAATCTATGATGACGTTTCTGCGTATGAGTTTGAGGAGTTTATCAAGGAATTGAAGCCTGACTTGGTCGCTTCCGGCATCAAAGAGAAGTACGTTTTCCAAAAAATGGCACTTCCTTTCCGTCAAATGCACTCCTGGGATTACTCCGGTCCTTACCATGGTTACGATGGATTTGCCATCTTTGCCCGTGACATGGATCTTGCCCTCAACAGCCCAACCTGGAGCTTGATCGGCGCACCCTGGAATGAATAG
- a CDS encoding nitrogenase molybdenum-iron cofactor biosynthesis protein NifE (IMG reference gene:2510098639~PFAM: Nitrogenase component 1 type Oxidoreductase~TIGRFAM: nitrogenase molybdenum-iron cofactor biosynthesis protein NifE) gives MKLTQGKINELLSESACEHNHKKEGKGKNKSCTQVAQPGAAQGGCAFDGAMIALVPITDAAHLVHGPIACAGNSWGSRGSLSSGSMLYKMGFTTDLTENEVIFGGEKKLYKAILEVKERYNPSAVFVYSTCVTALIGDDLDAVCQKAAEKTGVPVIPVNSPGFIGSKNLGNRVGGESLLEYVVGTREPAYTTPYDINLIGEYNIAGELWGVLPLFEKLGIRVLAQITGDGRYEDIACSHRAKLNVMICSKALINMARKMEEKYGIPYIEESFYGIADMNRCLRNIAAKIGDADLQQRVEQLITEETLKLDNALAPYRERLKGKRVVLYTGGVKSWSIISAAKDLGMEVCATSTKKSTEEDKARIKELLGKDGIMLEKGNAQELLKVIAQTKADMLIAGGRNQYTALKAKIPFLDINQERHHPYAGYVGMVEMARELEEALYSPVWAQVRKPAPWDTEVI, from the coding sequence ATGAAACTCACCCAGGGTAAAATCAACGAACTCTTGAGCGAGTCTGCTTGTGAACACAATCACAAAAAAGAAGGTAAAGGTAAAAATAAATCCTGCACTCAGGTTGCTCAGCCCGGAGCAGCTCAGGGTGGATGTGCCTTTGATGGAGCCATGATCGCCCTGGTGCCGATTACGGATGCAGCTCACTTGGTCCATGGTCCGATCGCCTGTGCTGGAAATTCTTGGGGGAGTCGAGGTAGTCTATCCTCCGGTTCCATGCTCTACAAAATGGGATTCACCACAGACCTGACTGAAAATGAAGTCATCTTTGGCGGTGAGAAAAAGCTCTACAAAGCAATTTTAGAAGTCAAAGAACGATATAATCCCTCAGCGGTGTTTGTCTACTCCACCTGCGTTACCGCACTCATTGGTGATGATTTAGATGCCGTATGCCAAAAAGCGGCTGAGAAAACAGGAGTGCCTGTTATCCCTGTAAATTCTCCAGGATTCATTGGTAGTAAGAATCTGGGCAACCGCGTTGGAGGCGAGAGCCTGCTTGAATACGTTGTAGGTACACGCGAACCCGCTTACACCACTCCTTACGACATTAATCTGATTGGGGAATACAACATTGCAGGTGAACTGTGGGGCGTATTGCCACTCTTCGAGAAACTAGGTATTCGAGTGTTGGCTCAAATCACTGGCGACGGACGCTACGAAGACATTGCCTGTTCTCATCGTGCCAAACTCAACGTCATGATTTGCTCAAAAGCATTAATCAACATGGCACGTAAAATGGAGGAAAAATATGGCATTCCCTATATTGAGGAATCTTTCTATGGCATCGCAGATATGAATCGTTGTTTGCGCAATATTGCTGCCAAGATTGGAGATGCTGATTTACAACAGCGAGTTGAGCAATTAATCACCGAAGAAACACTCAAACTTGATAATGCTCTTGCACCTTATCGAGAACGATTGAAAGGAAAGCGAGTTGTTTTATACACAGGCGGTGTAAAAAGTTGGTCTATCATCTCGGCTGCTAAAGATTTAGGGATGGAAGTGTGCGCAACCAGCACTAAAAAAAGTACTGAAGAAGATAAGGCTCGAATTAAAGAACTGCTCGGCAAAGATGGCATTATGCTCGAAAAAGGTAATGCTCAAGAATTACTTAAAGTCATTGCTCAGACTAAAGCCGATATGCTAATTGCAGGTGGACGTAACCAATACACCGCTCTCAAAGCCAAGATTCCATTTCTCGACATTAACCAGGAACGTCATCATCCCTATGCTGGCTATGTTGGCATGGTGGAAATGGCACGCGAACTGGAAGAAGCCCTTTACAGCCCAGTTTGGGCACAGGTTCGGAAGCCTGCCCCATGGGATACGGAGGTAATTTAA
- a CDS encoding Nitrogen fixation protein NifW (IMG reference gene:2510098644~PFAM: Nitrogen fixation protein NifW) — protein sequence MSGTLVEFEQLVDAEQYFEFFQLPYDPHFVNVNRLHILRKFSSFMNAINEAAPDLAESEKLDRYKGALQEAYDTFKVSSPGQEKLFKVFNDPVPGVVKLSQIGIS from the coding sequence ATGAGCGGCACCTTAGTAGAGTTTGAGCAGTTGGTGGATGCTGAACAATATTTTGAATTCTTTCAGCTTCCTTATGATCCTCATTTTGTAAACGTGAATCGGCTCCACATTTTGCGTAAGTTTTCGAGTTTTATGAACGCGATCAATGAAGCTGCCCCCGATTTGGCAGAATCCGAAAAACTTGATCGCTACAAAGGAGCATTACAGGAAGCCTACGACACCTTCAAAGTTTCTTCTCCTGGGCAGGAAAAGTTATTCAAAGTCTTCAATGACCCTGTTCCAGGGGTCGTGAAACTCTCTCAAATTGGCATTAGCTGA
- a CDS encoding nitrogen fixation protein NifX (IMG reference gene:2510098641~PFAM: Dinitrogenase iron-molybdenum cofactor~TIGRFAM: nitrogen fixation protein NifX), producing the protein MKIAFTTSDNIHINSHFGSARKIDVYEVNQTEYTFVETLRFDGNLNEDGNEDKLLPKIEALHDCTIVYVSTIGGSAAARLIKQKITPIKAQSEEQEITDVLTNLVKTLNGSPPPWLRKALLQRNSTLDELDNIEEEATV; encoded by the coding sequence ATGAAGATTGCTTTCACAACCAGTGACAATATTCACATCAACTCACACTTTGGCTCTGCTAGAAAAATTGATGTTTATGAAGTGAATCAAACGGAGTATACCTTTGTAGAAACACTCAGATTTGATGGAAACCTGAATGAAGATGGAAACGAAGATAAACTTTTGCCTAAGATAGAAGCCCTGCATGATTGCACGATCGTCTACGTATCCACAATTGGCGGTAGTGCCGCTGCTCGCTTGATTAAGCAGAAGATTACCCCCATCAAAGCCCAGTCCGAAGAGCAAGAAATTACAGATGTGCTCACTAATTTAGTGAAAACGCTCAATGGTAGTCCCCCACCTTGGTTAAGGAAAGCTCTGCTGCAACGAAATTCGACTCTTGATGAACTTGATAATATTGAGGAAGAAGCAACCGTATGA
- a CDS encoding Protein of unknown function, DUF269 (IMG reference gene:2510098642~PFAM: Protein of unknown function, DUF269~TIGRFAM: probable nitrogen fixation protein), producing the protein MTTTNLPNPTATETPITPFLKAIAQQIRANDSYGTYRNWSDELLLKPYVVSKAQKREISVDGEVDPITKGRILAFYRAIAHRIEEETGLLCQVVIDLSHEGFGWALVFSSRLLLVSRTLRDAQRFGFDSLEKLENEGEKLVQTAIGLANRFPEVGRL; encoded by the coding sequence ATGACAACGACGAATCTACCAAATCCAACAGCAACTGAAACACCCATTACCCCTTTTCTGAAGGCGATCGCACAACAAATTCGGGCAAATGACTCCTATGGCACCTATCGCAACTGGTCGGATGAACTCCTGCTAAAACCCTATGTTGTAAGCAAAGCTCAGAAACGTGAAATCTCTGTAGATGGAGAAGTAGACCCAATTACCAAAGGGCGAATTCTAGCATTCTACCGGGCAATTGCTCATCGCATTGAAGAAGAAACAGGACTCCTCTGCCAAGTTGTGATTGATCTAAGTCATGAAGGATTTGGTTGGGCACTAGTATTTTCCAGCCGCTTACTGTTGGTATCCCGCACTTTACGAGATGCGCAACGATTTGGATTTGATTCCCTGGAAAAGCTAGAAAACGAGGGTGAAAAGCTCGTCCAAACAGCGATTGGTTTAGCCAACCGCTTTCCCGAAGTTGGGAGGCTTTAG